In Syngnathus scovelli strain Florida chromosome 10, RoL_Ssco_1.2, whole genome shotgun sequence, the following are encoded in one genomic region:
- the boka gene encoding bcl-2-related ovarian killer protein homolog A, whose protein sequence is MEMLRRSSVFAAEVFDRSPTDKELVSQAKALCRDYIQSRLGRAGIGWYKSEPFASSWGTHTDVSTVLLWLGDELEYLRPSVYRNVARQLNITVASENAVTDAFLAVAADIFSTGVTWGKVVSLYAVAGSLAVDCVRHGHPAMVHTIVDCMGEFVRKSLSTWLKRRGGWVDLTKCVVSTEVGLRSHWLVLSLCTFGHYVKAAVLYLLRDK, encoded by the exons ATGGAGATGTTACGCCGCTCGTCCGTGTTCGCCGCCGAGGTGTTCGACCGCTCGCCCACCGACAAGGAGCTTGTGTCTCAGGCCAAGGCGCTTTGCCGTGACTACATCCAATCCAGGCTTGGCCGCGCGGGTATCGGCTGGTACAAGTCCGAGCCGTTTGCCTCTTCATGGGGGACGCACACTGACGTGTCGACGGTGCTCTTGTGGTTGG GTGACGAGCTGGAATATCTGCGTCCCAGCGTTTATCGCAACGTGGCTCGGCAGCTCAACATCACGGTGGCCTCCGAGAACGCGGTGACGGATGCCTTCCTGGCTGTGGCGGCCGACATCTTCTCCACAG GGGTTACATGGGGTAAGGTTGTGTCTTTGTACGCGGTGGCTGGCTCTCTTGCAGTGGACTGCGTTCGCCACGGCCACCCTGCCATGGTCCACACCATTGTGGACTGCATGGGGGAGTTTGTCCGCAAAAGTCTGTCCACGTGGTTGAAACGCAGAGGAGGTTGG GTGGACCTGACGAAATGTGTGGTGAGCACAGAAGTTGGTTTGCGTTCCCACTGGTTGGTGTTGTCTCTGTGCACCTTCGGACACTACGTCAAGGCTGCAGTGCTTTACCTGCTTAGGGACAAGTGA
- the atg4b gene encoding cysteine protease ATG4B: MDAALTYDTLRFGEIEDFPETSDPVWILGREYNALTEKDDILSDVTSRLWFTYRKNFPPIGGTGPTSDTGWGCMLRCGQMILGEALMCRHLGRDWRWSSGQKQREEYVSILNAFIDKKDSYYSIHQIAQMGVGEGKPIGQWYGPNTVAQVLKKLAVFDTWSRLVVHVAMDNTVVIEEIKRLCMPWLDAADLGACGDSTATSQLNGCMEGACAFSGEDVELWRPLVLLIPLRLGLSDINDAYIQTLKQCFMLPQSLGVIGGKPNSAHYFIGYVGEELIYLDPHTTQPAVEPCDDGQVPDDTYHCQHPPCRMHICELDPSIAAGFFCRTEDDFDDWCMRIRRLSCNRGGLPMFELVDSQPSHMVSVDALNLTPDFSESDRLERFFDSEDEEFEILSL; encoded by the exons ATGGACGCAG CGTTGACATATGACACGCTTCGCTTTGGCGAGATTGAGGATTTCCCCGAGACCTCCGACCCTGTTTGGATTTTAGGGAGAGAATACAACGCGCTCACAG AAAAAGATGACATCCTATCAGACGTCACCTCACGACTTTGGTTCACATACAGAAAAAACTTCCCCCCCATAG GAGGCACGGGGCCCACGTCAGACACAGGTTGGGGCTGCATGCTGCGGTGCGGGCAGATGATCTTGGGCGAGGCCCTGATGTGCCGACACTTGGGCAGAG ACTGGCGATGGTCATCAGGGCAGAAGCAGAGAGAAGAGTACGTCAGCATCCTCAACGCCTTCATCGACAAGAAAGATAGTTACTATTCCATACATCAGATCG CCCAAATGGGAGTTGGCGAGGGGAAGCCCATAGGACAGTGGTACGGACCAAACACAGTGGCACAGGTTCTCAA GAAGCTGGCAGTGTTCGACACGTGGAGCAGGTTGGTGGTGCACGTGGCCATGGACAACACGGTGGTCATCGAGGAGATCA AGCGTCTGTGCATGCCTTGGCTGGATGCGGCGGATCTGGGAGCGTGCGGCGATTCGACGGCGACCAGCCAACTGAACGGCTGTATGGAGGGCGCCTGCGCTTTCTCGGGGGAGGATGTGGAACTTTGGAGGCCGCTCGTCCTCCTCATCCCGCTCAGGCTTGGACTCAGTGATATCAACGACGCCTACATACAAACACTCAAG CAATGTTTCATGCTGCCACAGTCGCTCGGCGTCATTGGCGGGAAACCAAACAGTGCTCACTACTTCATCGGTTACGTCG GCGAGGAGCTGATCTACTTGGACCCTCACACCACGCAGCCCGCCGTGGAACCCTGCGACGACGGCCAGGTGCCCGACGACACGTACCACTGCCAGCACCCGCCCTGCCGCATGCACATCTGCGAACTGGACCCGTCCATCGCCGCC GGTTTCTTTTGCAGAACggaggacgactttgacgactgGTGCATGCGCATACGGAGG TTGTCGTGCAACAGAGGAGGCTTGCCGATGTTTGAGCTGGTGGACAGTCAGCCGTCACATATGGTCAGCGTGGACGCGCTCAACCTTACTCCTG ACTTCTCCGAATCGGACCGTCTGGAGCGCTTCTTTGACtctgaggacgaagagtttgagatCCTTTCTTTGTGA